Proteins encoded together in one bacterium window:
- the polA gene encoding DNA polymerase I, translating to MTNRPRVAIFDGHALLHRGFHAIPFLSTKDGTPTNGVYGFTMMLLNAIKELKPEYVVVAWDMPGKTFRHDLDEKYKATRKETDKDLVPQFDVTKDLLAAFEIPVIGVEGYEADDVIGTLAEQLKRQHEIVIVTGDMDELQLVDEHVSIYTLKRGFSDTVLYDPAAVKDRYGVTPEEFLVTKALKGDSSDNIPGVKGVGEKTAAELVVKYKTLDGIYAHLDELKPALRAKLEAGRDDAYRSLELSRIVRDVPCEFELEAARLHRYDRDKVIELLHKLEFRSLIAKLPQSEVGQQKNLFDEIYNVDTRDHERLRTHLQTAQYKGVTTKQQLDELVTKLAQHKVFSIDTETTSLEPIAADLVGISLSWEEGKAYYVPVGHTDGEQLALAEVIAAFKPILEDPEIGKIGHNIKYDYQVLKCAGVTMQGICFDTMVAAFLINPLGRAQTLSGLALAELGIEMIEITELIGQRGKNQKTFDQVPIYEAVKYAAEDADIAWRLYQRLSNELQSIGKLEEVAAQLEWPLIPVLGDIELTGVKLDADFFAKFSKDLDKRLTKTIEQIYDLAGEEFNINSTQQLKEVLFNKLKIDGEGLKKVKTGGASTAASELEKLRGKHPIIDLIFDYREVTKLKSTYVDTLPLLVQPKTGRVHTSYQQTIAQTGRLSSNNPNLQNIPVRTPLGREIRKGFVADTGKVFVSADYSQIELRLAAAMADDKQMIEDFQSGIDIHTLTAAQMAGVKPEEVTKDQRYGAKTINFGVLYGMNIHGLSVATGMSYEESKDFIDKYFELRKGVAEYIKKLKKQAHEEGYTETLFVRRRPCTDIKSSSFIVRSAAERQAVNMPLQGTAADMMKLAMIRLAPKLARLDGDAHMILQIHDELIVECDEKLVDEVKQLLRDTMEHVIKLAAPIEVGEVVGKNWGELE from the coding sequence ATGACAAATCGACCACGTGTAGCGATTTTCGATGGGCACGCCCTGTTGCACCGTGGCTTTCATGCCATACCGTTTTTGAGTACCAAAGACGGCACACCGACTAATGGCGTGTATGGTTTCACGATGATGCTCCTCAACGCGATCAAGGAGCTGAAGCCAGAATACGTCGTCGTGGCTTGGGATATGCCCGGTAAGACATTCCGTCATGATCTCGATGAAAAATATAAAGCCACACGCAAGGAAACCGACAAGGATCTTGTGCCGCAGTTTGATGTGACTAAAGATCTTTTGGCGGCCTTTGAGATCCCCGTGATTGGCGTAGAAGGGTACGAGGCTGATGATGTGATCGGTACACTCGCAGAGCAGTTGAAGAGGCAGCATGAAATTGTGATCGTGACCGGGGACATGGATGAGCTCCAGCTTGTAGATGAGCATGTGAGTATCTACACACTCAAGCGTGGGTTCTCGGATACGGTACTGTATGACCCGGCTGCCGTGAAGGATCGTTATGGAGTGACGCCAGAAGAATTCTTAGTTACAAAAGCGCTTAAGGGAGACTCAAGTGATAACATCCCGGGCGTAAAAGGTGTGGGCGAGAAGACGGCTGCCGAGCTAGTCGTGAAGTACAAGACGCTCGATGGTATTTACGCGCACTTGGACGAACTTAAGCCTGCACTACGAGCTAAGCTCGAGGCTGGTCGGGATGATGCCTATCGTTCACTCGAGCTATCGCGGATTGTCCGTGATGTGCCGTGTGAGTTTGAGCTCGAGGCAGCACGCCTTCATCGCTATGACCGCGATAAGGTCATAGAGCTCTTGCATAAGCTAGAGTTTCGCTCGCTGATTGCAAAGTTGCCACAGAGTGAAGTGGGGCAACAAAAAAATCTTTTTGATGAGATATATAACGTCGATACGCGTGATCATGAGCGGTTGCGGACCCATTTACAGACAGCTCAGTACAAAGGTGTGACGACCAAGCAACAACTTGACGAACTTGTGACGAAGCTTGCGCAGCACAAAGTATTCTCTATTGATACGGAGACTACCTCACTCGAGCCAATCGCAGCTGATTTAGTCGGCATCTCTCTCTCATGGGAGGAAGGCAAGGCATATTACGTTCCGGTCGGGCATACTGATGGGGAGCAGCTAGCTCTTGCTGAGGTGATAGCTGCATTCAAACCTATCCTGGAGGACCCTGAGATCGGCAAAATTGGTCACAACATCAAATATGATTATCAGGTTCTGAAGTGTGCTGGCGTCACTATGCAGGGGATTTGCTTCGACACAATGGTAGCGGCGTTCTTAATTAATCCTCTCGGGCGCGCACAAACGCTTTCTGGTCTGGCGCTCGCAGAGCTGGGGATTGAGATGATCGAGATTACCGAGCTCATTGGTCAGCGCGGGAAAAATCAGAAAACCTTCGATCAAGTGCCAATCTATGAGGCGGTTAAGTATGCTGCCGAAGACGCCGATATTGCTTGGCGCTTGTATCAGCGGCTGAGTAATGAACTGCAATCTATAGGCAAGCTTGAAGAAGTCGCAGCTCAGCTAGAGTGGCCACTCATACCCGTGCTTGGGGACATCGAGCTGACAGGAGTTAAGTTGGACGCGGATTTCTTTGCAAAGTTTTCGAAGGATCTTGATAAACGACTCACGAAGACAATTGAACAAATCTATGACCTCGCGGGTGAGGAATTCAACATCAATTCTACGCAGCAGCTGAAGGAGGTTCTTTTTAATAAGCTCAAGATTGATGGTGAAGGTCTCAAGAAAGTGAAGACGGGCGGGGCTTCGACTGCCGCAAGCGAGCTTGAGAAGCTGCGCGGGAAGCACCCAATAATCGACTTGATATTTGATTATCGGGAGGTCACGAAGCTCAAGAGCACATATGTCGACACCTTGCCACTACTCGTACAGCCGAAGACTGGTCGGGTACATACGAGTTACCAGCAGACGATTGCGCAGACTGGGCGCTTATCGAGCAATAATCCAAACTTGCAGAATATCCCGGTGCGCACCCCTTTGGGTCGCGAGATACGCAAGGGCTTCGTAGCCGATACGGGCAAGGTCTTTGTCTCGGCAGACTATAGTCAGATCGAGTTGCGGTTGGCTGCCGCGATGGCGGATGACAAGCAAATGATCGAAGATTTTCAGTCGGGTATAGACATTCATACTCTGACCGCGGCACAAATGGCCGGAGTGAAGCCGGAAGAGGTGACGAAGGATCAGCGCTATGGTGCGAAAACAATTAACTTCGGCGTCCTGTACGGTATGAATATCCATGGCCTGTCGGTGGCAACTGGTATGAGCTATGAGGAAAGCAAAGACTTCATCGATAAGTACTTTGAGCTGCGTAAGGGAGTAGCAGAATACATCAAAAAGCTTAAAAAACAGGCTCATGAAGAAGGGTATACCGAAACACTATTTGTTAGACGCCGACCGTGCACAGATATAAAGTCGAGTAGTTTTATTGTTCGATCTGCTGCTGAGCGTCAGGCGGTGAATATGCCACTCCAGGGTACAGCTGCCGATATGATGAAGCTCGCGATGATTCGACTGGCCCCAAAATTAGCAAGGCTGGATGGCGATGCGCATATGATCTTACAGATTCATGACGAACTGATCGTCGAATGTGATGAGAAGCTGGTTGATGAAGTAAAGCAGCTTCTGCGGGACACTATGGAGCACGTGATTAAGCTTGCAGCGCCAATTGAGGTAGGGGAGGTGGTCGGCAAAAATTGGGGAGAGCTTGAGTAA
- a CDS encoding alpha/beta hydrolase: protein MEVKQTQALIMHGWDDDPSRGWVGWLGDQLRVRGYDVLAPHFPTIRRRSDIGAWHEALKEVRYEMQDDAVAVGHSLGCWQILRMLELPGEKVRLRTAVLVSGFYDASDPRAHDFFRPEPDWGLLKSTVDHWICILSRDDQIVAPDRTRALAGKLSAELVELEGHGHFLGSKGMYEFPEILEYV, encoded by the coding sequence ATGGAAGTAAAACAGACTCAAGCATTGATTATGCACGGTTGGGATGACGACCCAAGCCGTGGTTGGGTTGGTTGGCTTGGTGACCAGCTGCGAGTGCGCGGATACGATGTCTTGGCTCCACACTTTCCGACCATACGGAGACGGTCCGATATCGGTGCTTGGCATGAGGCATTAAAGGAGGTGCGATATGAAATGCAGGATGATGCTGTGGCTGTTGGGCACTCATTGGGGTGTTGGCAGATACTGAGGATGCTTGAACTACCGGGGGAGAAGGTAAGGCTGCGCACGGCAGTGCTTGTGTCGGGCTTCTATGATGCTTCGGATCCACGAGCCCATGACTTTTTTAGGCCCGAGCCTGATTGGGGCTTGCTCAAATCAACAGTCGATCATTGGATATGTATATTGAGCCGAGATGATCAGATAGTTGCACCTGATCGGACGCGTGCACTGGCCGGCAAATTATCTGCAGAACTGGTTGAATTGGAGGGCCACGGTCATTTTCTAGGTTCGAAGGGGATGTATGAGTTCCCGGAAATATTGGAGTATGTGTAA
- a CDS encoding LCP family protein, with product MPKRDQSVRPDFVYDPVHDKRHNLQRFTREKPKKPWWKKTLMAILIITLISGAWFAFFAVRNITKIAPNFFKFSQKLKGEDEGRVNILLLGVGDPGHEAAGLSDTNILVSVNTKENKVALTSIPRDTRVKIPGYGFAKINNANAYGDIPLAKQTVSNFLDEPIQYYIRTDFTGLKQAVDAVGGIEINNKDYLSDPEYPCDNNQWRSCGFTLKPGTYKADGALALKYARCRKGTCGDDFGRAARQQEVLSAIRSKAMSAGTILNPAKLTSLISAAGDNVQTDMSVGEIMRLNELTKDIPNDQFINVVLSLKENGFLKSAPDGTSDLVPVDSTLAAIQTFEDNIFAWGPIWKENPSITIQNGTAAAGIGGKLQTKFEKDKYPIAISQVTNALNKDYSTTRLFDMSLTDASSTPKSSNSSARASKPNTRSYLEGLLKVQASAPTPGVNSSSDFVIIIGSDYTNYLQIVSPAPVQ from the coding sequence ATGCCAAAACGCGACCAGTCAGTACGGCCGGACTTTGTCTATGATCCCGTTCATGACAAGCGCCATAATTTGCAGCGTTTCACACGCGAAAAGCCAAAGAAACCATGGTGGAAAAAAACTCTCATGGCCATACTTATCATCACTCTCATTTCGGGTGCTTGGTTTGCGTTCTTTGCCGTGCGCAATATCACGAAGATTGCACCAAATTTCTTCAAGTTTTCGCAGAAGCTCAAGGGTGAAGATGAAGGCCGCGTCAATATTCTCTTACTGGGTGTCGGCGACCCAGGCCACGAAGCAGCTGGCTTAAGCGATACTAACATTCTCGTCAGTGTAAATACAAAAGAGAATAAAGTCGCGTTGACATCCATCCCACGAGATACGCGCGTCAAAATTCCTGGCTATGGTTTTGCCAAAATCAATAATGCCAACGCCTATGGAGACATACCGCTTGCCAAACAGACCGTCAGCAATTTTCTCGATGAGCCAATTCAATATTATATCCGCACTGACTTCACTGGCCTGAAACAAGCTGTGGATGCTGTGGGCGGTATCGAGATCAACAATAAGGACTACCTCTCCGACCCAGAGTATCCCTGCGACAATAATCAATGGCGCAGCTGTGGCTTCACGCTCAAACCAGGCACATACAAAGCCGATGGTGCACTGGCGCTCAAATATGCTCGTTGTCGCAAAGGCACTTGTGGAGATGATTTCGGACGTGCAGCCCGACAGCAAGAAGTCCTCTCGGCCATTCGCTCTAAGGCTATGTCGGCCGGAACTATTCTCAATCCAGCCAAACTCACTTCGCTCATTTCGGCAGCCGGCGATAATGTTCAAACTGATATGTCGGTAGGTGAAATCATGCGCCTCAATGAACTCACCAAAGACATCCCAAACGATCAATTCATCAATGTTGTACTTTCGCTCAAAGAGAATGGTTTCCTCAAGTCAGCTCCCGACGGAACATCAGATCTCGTACCGGTTGATAGTACGCTTGCAGCTATTCAGACCTTTGAAGACAACATCTTCGCTTGGGGACCAATCTGGAAAGAAAACCCCTCAATCACTATTCAAAATGGAACTGCGGCGGCAGGCATAGGTGGTAAACTCCAAACTAAGTTCGAGAAAGATAAGTACCCAATCGCAATCTCTCAGGTCACAAATGCGCTTAACAAAGATTATTCAACCACACGACTCTTCGACATGAGCTTGACCGACGCAAGCTCAACGCCGAAAAGCTCAAACTCCAGTGCGCGCGCGAGCAAGCCCAATACTCGGTCATACCTTGAAGGGTTATTAAAAGTGCAGGCAAGCGCACCAACTCCAGGGGTCAACTCTAGTAGCGATTTTGTAATCATCATCGGTAGCGACTACACAAACTATCTGCAGATAGTAAGTCCAGCGCCAGTCCAATAA
- the rpoD gene encoding RNA polymerase sigma factor RpoD: MPRKKAQPAEGRNLEPNIPEEFKPAVERLVTKGREQGFVTQQEVLQAIPQAEDQVDLLDDLYSALIDAGIEVVDQKDKLIWQTEPEEDVENAVSEEAIKDIADDSVRLYLREIGKIPLINAEEEVALAKRIQAGDKSAKDALAEANMRLVVSIAKKYIGRGLDLLDLIQEGNTGLLRAVEKFDYTKGFKFSTYATWWIRQAITRAIADQARVIRIPVHMVETINKLIRTQRRLTSELGREPSPEELAKEMEMDVEKVLHIQKISQDTTSLDAAVGEDEDSTLGEFIEDQDSVSPVDAATYELLKEHINNTLSLLTPREQKILRMRFGLEDGRSHTLEEVGQEFGVTRERIRQIEAKALAKLRKHKDSRRLKDYLQ, from the coding sequence ATGCCACGCAAAAAAGCTCAACCTGCCGAAGGCCGTAACCTCGAGCCAAACATCCCAGAAGAATTTAAGCCAGCTGTCGAGCGACTTGTCACGAAGGGCCGCGAGCAAGGATTTGTTACTCAACAAGAAGTATTACAAGCTATTCCGCAGGCAGAAGATCAGGTCGATCTCTTAGACGACCTCTACTCGGCTTTGATCGATGCAGGTATCGAAGTGGTTGATCAAAAAGATAAACTGATCTGGCAGACAGAGCCAGAAGAGGATGTCGAGAATGCTGTCAGCGAAGAAGCTATCAAGGATATCGCAGATGACTCCGTACGCCTGTACTTGCGTGAGATCGGTAAGATCCCGCTGATTAATGCTGAAGAAGAAGTTGCGCTTGCGAAGCGGATTCAAGCTGGCGACAAGTCAGCTAAGGATGCTCTGGCGGAAGCGAACATGCGTCTCGTGGTGTCGATTGCGAAGAAGTATATTGGTCGCGGTCTAGATTTGCTCGATCTCATTCAGGAAGGAAATACGGGTCTACTGAGAGCTGTCGAAAAGTTCGACTACACCAAAGGCTTTAAGTTTTCGACCTATGCTACCTGGTGGATTCGACAGGCTATTACCCGCGCTATCGCTGACCAGGCTCGTGTGATTCGCATTCCGGTACACATGGTGGAGACGATCAATAAGCTGATTCGCACGCAGCGTCGACTTACCAGTGAGCTTGGCCGCGAACCAAGCCCCGAAGAGCTGGCAAAAGAGATGGAGATGGATGTTGAGAAAGTCTTGCATATTCAGAAGATTAGTCAGGACACCACTTCGCTTGACGCTGCAGTTGGTGAAGATGAAGACTCTACTCTGGGAGAGTTCATCGAGGATCAGGACTCAGTCTCTCCAGTCGATGCTGCGACGTATGAGCTTCTGAAGGAGCATATCAACAACACGCTATCGCTACTTACGCCGCGAGAACAGAAGATCTTGCGTATGCGCTTTGGACTCGAGGATGGCAGAAGTCATACGCTCGAAGAAGTCGGCCAGGAGTTTGGCGTGACTCGTGAACGTATTCGCCAGATAGAAGCGAAAGCTTTGGCGAAGCTGCGTAAGCACAAAGACTCTAGGCGTCTCAAAGATTACTTGCAATAA
- a CDS encoding arginase family protein produces the protein MQKDIRIFAAGTNLGSFSYGAEDGPEVLLERGLEGVLAPCASSIELVQWSVDSLHVGAQEAQGVRNAHRLIPWLIGLRKAIVVTESSALPVVLGGDHSVAVASLLATRERHPDAVCVYIDAHPDTQAPGTSTTHNLHGMPVRVATGGALYEHFYGPYMKPQDFYYVAIKDIDQPEADWINIEGVAHATMDDVIASGIGAVMRDVRKWAAGRPIHVSFDIDSIDQQFAPGTGIKNQGGLTYREAVYIARQLAAENIIAIDLVEFNPMCDIDGRTGDLAIELLAHLLGIRWDSYTRYLHHE, from the coding sequence ATGCAAAAAGACATACGAATCTTCGCAGCCGGCACGAATCTTGGGAGCTTCAGCTATGGGGCCGAAGATGGGCCTGAAGTATTGCTAGAGAGAGGGCTTGAGGGGGTACTTGCTCCATGCGCATCATCGATAGAGCTCGTGCAGTGGTCGGTCGATTCGCTTCACGTCGGTGCCCAGGAAGCTCAGGGTGTACGTAATGCACATCGCTTGATTCCGTGGTTGATTGGCTTACGTAAAGCAATCGTTGTAACAGAATCGAGCGCGCTACCAGTTGTGTTGGGTGGGGATCATTCAGTAGCTGTAGCTAGCTTGCTCGCAACGCGAGAGCGTCATCCAGACGCAGTGTGTGTATATATCGACGCTCATCCAGACACCCAGGCTCCCGGCACATCTACGACTCATAATCTGCACGGTATGCCGGTGCGAGTTGCGACAGGCGGTGCATTGTACGAGCACTTCTATGGTCCCTACATGAAGCCTCAGGATTTTTATTATGTCGCTATCAAAGATATTGATCAGCCAGAGGCCGACTGGATAAATATAGAAGGTGTGGCACATGCAACCATGGACGATGTGATCGCTTCGGGTATTGGAGCCGTTATGCGTGACGTACGAAAATGGGCTGCGGGGCGACCAATCCATGTGAGCTTTGATATAGACTCGATTGATCAGCAATTCGCGCCTGGTACAGGCATCAAGAATCAGGGTGGCCTTACCTATCGCGAAGCCGTCTACATTGCTCGCCAACTGGCGGCAGAGAATATTATCGCGATTGACCTAGTCGAATTTAATCCTATGTGTGACATCGATGGCCGCACCGGTGATTTAGCGATTGAGCTATTAGCGCATCTACTGGGTATTCGCTGGGATAGTTATACGCGCTACTTGCATCATGAATAA
- a CDS encoding DNA primase, translating to MNDAELVKSKLDIVDVVGGYVELKKAGKDYKARSPFRDERTASFFVSPDKQIWHDFGSSEGGDVISFVMKIEGLSFPEALEMLAHRAGITLSRKASGPRDDRNRLYELMELAVKYYHLQLSQSPDALRYIKDQRGMKAETIKAFTLGYAPDPWSSFTDYALKKGYILAELKQAGLSAQKAGRQTGYDLFRDRIMFPVYDARGRAVGFSGRLLSDAKAAKYINSPDTPIYHKTTAIFGLKQAKKAIRAKEEVIIVEGHLDMMSVWQAGYEQVVAVSGTALTQEQLVSLSRLATHVKLCFDQDEAGIKATQRALDLAADLPIRLEVIRFDEAKDPDELIKRDSKLWEQAYAGATYAVDYIISFSAQQFDLSTGDGKKKFAAFVLPTIARLRDAVEQDHYVRQIAAMLAVDVQLLREQMRKVGRKNNTTSTKVAQAVELIDNRDTTNAAHLPSPISRQEQLENMLMEMAVAFADTRIVLQDLNISDATEKNKPLIQLLIDRPEITEKQLLKALPDLSNHVKMLSLRGEHEYSHLSENERGLEAFTQVHTVQKHIFSLKKRELSRQLAVAEQKGDSAAAGELLKAYQRLLEDESTYL from the coding sequence ATGAATGACGCCGAACTTGTAAAGTCAAAGCTCGATATTGTAGATGTGGTTGGTGGATATGTCGAGCTCAAGAAAGCCGGCAAGGACTACAAAGCTCGCTCGCCATTTCGCGACGAACGTACTGCCAGTTTCTTCGTGAGTCCCGACAAGCAGATTTGGCATGACTTTGGTTCGAGCGAAGGTGGTGATGTGATTAGTTTTGTTATGAAGATAGAAGGTCTGAGCTTTCCGGAGGCTCTTGAGATGCTCGCTCATCGCGCTGGCATTACGTTGAGCCGCAAAGCATCTGGTCCCCGAGATGATAGGAATAGGCTGTATGAGCTCATGGAGCTAGCTGTAAAGTATTATCATCTGCAACTATCTCAATCGCCTGACGCATTGCGTTATATCAAGGATCAGCGTGGCATGAAGGCTGAGACGATCAAGGCTTTTACGCTCGGGTATGCCCCAGACCCCTGGTCTAGCTTTACTGACTATGCTCTCAAGAAAGGTTATATACTCGCCGAGCTCAAGCAGGCGGGCCTAAGCGCTCAAAAAGCAGGGAGGCAGACGGGCTATGACTTATTTCGCGATCGTATTATGTTTCCTGTCTATGATGCGAGAGGAAGGGCAGTCGGTTTTTCTGGGCGCTTGTTAAGTGATGCAAAGGCTGCGAAGTACATCAACTCACCTGATACACCGATCTATCATAAAACCACAGCCATCTTTGGACTCAAGCAGGCAAAAAAAGCGATTCGTGCTAAAGAGGAAGTAATCATTGTTGAGGGGCATCTGGACATGATGAGTGTCTGGCAGGCTGGATATGAGCAGGTCGTGGCGGTCAGCGGTACTGCATTGACACAGGAACAGCTAGTCAGCTTGAGTCGGCTCGCAACGCATGTGAAGCTGTGCTTTGATCAGGATGAGGCCGGCATAAAAGCCACGCAGCGAGCCTTAGATCTGGCTGCCGATTTACCGATCAGGCTGGAGGTTATTCGATTTGACGAAGCAAAGGATCCGGATGAACTCATTAAGCGAGACAGCAAGCTGTGGGAACAAGCCTACGCGGGCGCCACGTATGCAGTCGACTACATTATTAGTTTTAGTGCGCAGCAGTTTGACCTCTCAACTGGTGATGGCAAGAAGAAATTTGCAGCCTTCGTTTTGCCGACAATCGCGCGCTTGCGAGATGCAGTTGAGCAAGATCATTATGTCAGGCAAATCGCGGCAATGCTAGCAGTAGATGTGCAATTGCTTCGAGAACAAATGCGTAAGGTAGGTAGAAAAAATAATACAACGAGCACAAAAGTAGCTCAAGCTGTTGAGCTGATAGACAATAGGGATACGACGAATGCTGCTCACCTGCCTAGCCCTATATCACGCCAAGAGCAGCTCGAAAATATGCTCATGGAGATGGCTGTCGCATTCGCTGACACACGAATTGTTTTACAAGACCTCAATATCTCTGATGCGACAGAAAAAAATAAGCCACTCATACAGCTTCTCATAGACCGGCCGGAAATAACTGAGAAGCAGCTCTTAAAAGCCTTGCCAGACTTATCAAATCATGTTAAGATGCTTTCACTACGGGGTGAACATGAATACTCGCATTTAAGCGAGAACGAACGAGGGCTCGAAGCCTTTACCCAAGTGCATACAGTGCAAAAACATATATTTAGTCTCAAGAAACGGGAATTATCACGCCAATTAGCCGTCGCCGAACAAAAAGGTGATAGTGCGGCAGCCGGCGAACTTCTCAAAGCGTACCAGCGCCTCCTGGAAGATGAAAGCACCTATCTATAA
- the murE gene encoding UDP-N-acetylmuramyl-tripeptide synthetase, giving the protein MLSRIKKLVPKKAINAFHYTEALAASFAYRNPSKHMIVIGIVGSKGKTTLANLLWAALSGDGSKVGLIGTANIRIGKDEQLNPYHMTMPGRHRLQKTLDAMRRSGCQYAIMEVPSEGQAQWRHVGIHYDVLVFTNVTRELMASHDYSLDKLHDHNQRVFRQVAHQKPKLINGRVQPKILVANADAEHFPQYFAHLADIKRSYSIRTKSNYRATRLLVQNQKSSFVINKQAYTIPLPGAVNISNATGAIATALELGKSASNIQKGLRALGVIPGRMEPIKAGQKYTVLVDYAHEETGMEALMQTAAAMRTNATQRIITLLGAEGGGRDEQKRPIMGKIAMQGSDFVILSNVDPYRDDPDAIITDIAKGVEEAKGLRNHTYFAIPDRREGIRKALSLAKAGDIVLITGKGAEQSIIIDGKKSAWDDRAVVREELARLQKKPTTAKKR; this is encoded by the coding sequence ATGCTTTCCAGAATAAAAAAACTCGTGCCCAAAAAAGCCATTAACGCTTTTCACTATACTGAAGCCCTCGCAGCCAGCTTCGCCTATCGCAACCCTAGCAAGCATATGATTGTCATTGGGATCGTAGGCAGTAAAGGCAAAACCACTCTAGCCAATCTGCTCTGGGCAGCGCTCAGTGGCGATGGATCTAAAGTGGGACTGATTGGCACTGCCAATATACGTATCGGCAAAGATGAGCAGCTCAACCCATACCACATGACAATGCCAGGTCGCCATCGTCTACAGAAGACCCTGGATGCCATGCGACGTAGTGGTTGTCAGTACGCGATTATGGAAGTTCCATCCGAAGGCCAAGCGCAGTGGCGACACGTCGGCATTCATTATGACGTGTTAGTTTTTACAAATGTAACGCGTGAGTTGATGGCTAGCCATGACTATTCATTAGACAAATTACACGATCACAATCAGAGAGTATTCAGGCAGGTCGCACACCAAAAACCAAAATTGATCAACGGACGTGTTCAGCCAAAAATCCTCGTTGCAAATGCCGATGCAGAACATTTCCCACAATACTTCGCCCACTTGGCCGACATTAAGCGCAGCTATAGTATCCGAACCAAGAGCAATTACCGCGCCACTCGCTTACTCGTCCAAAATCAAAAATCTTCGTTTGTGATCAATAAACAGGCGTACACCATCCCCCTTCCTGGAGCAGTCAATATCTCAAACGCCACAGGCGCAATTGCTACCGCTCTGGAGCTCGGCAAATCAGCCAGCAACATTCAAAAAGGCCTCCGAGCACTAGGCGTTATTCCGGGTCGGATGGAGCCGATCAAGGCAGGCCAGAAGTATACTGTGCTGGTTGATTACGCCCACGAAGAAACAGGTATGGAAGCCTTGATGCAGACTGCCGCTGCGATGCGTACGAATGCCACACAGCGCATTATCACTTTGCTTGGAGCCGAGGGCGGAGGCCGTGACGAACAAAAACGCCCTATCATGGGCAAAATCGCCATGCAGGGTAGCGATTTCGTGATTCTCTCGAACGTCGACCCCTACCGAGATGATCCCGACGCTATCATCACCGATATTGCGAAGGGTGTCGAAGAAGCAAAGGGCTTACGTAATCACACATACTTCGCTATACCAGATAGGCGTGAAGGAATCCGCAAGGCACTTAGTCTCGCTAAAGCCGGCGACATTGTTCTCATCACCGGCAAAGGAGCTGAGCAATCGATCATTATTGATGGCAAGAAGTCCGCCTGGGATGATCGAGCGGTTGTGCGCGAGGAATTAGCGCGCCTGCAGAAAAAACCAACTACCGCGAAGAAGCGATAA